One window from the genome of Gimesia aquarii encodes:
- the galE gene encoding UDP-glucose 4-epimerase GalE gives MTILVTGGAGYIGSHCVQQLISTGHKVCVIDNLSRGHREAVSPQASFFQLDLLETERLTEIMKSQHIEKVIHFAALAYVGESVKSPLPYYTNNTAGTLSLLRAMQHSQVSQIVFSSSCATYGIPANIPVTEESPQSPINPYGWSKLFIEQILSDCAHSDPNFGFIGLRYFNVAGCAHDGSLGEDHMPETHLIPNCLNTALGQQSQVTILGNGYPTEDGTCIRDYIHVEDICAAHLLALNALEPNVNRFYNIGLGHGYSVLEVVKTTEQVTGCKIPVEYRPRRPGDPPILAASNEKISKELGWSPKYTSLNDIIQTAWDWFQSHPHGYQTQTDSNSEKELRDDA, from the coding sequence ATGACCATACTTGTAACAGGTGGAGCAGGTTATATTGGCTCACATTGTGTTCAGCAGCTCATTTCAACGGGACATAAGGTCTGTGTGATCGATAACCTCTCGCGTGGTCATCGAGAGGCAGTTTCGCCTCAAGCTTCTTTTTTTCAACTTGATCTATTGGAAACAGAACGTTTAACCGAAATTATGAAATCTCAGCATATTGAAAAAGTGATTCACTTTGCTGCGCTAGCCTATGTGGGGGAATCGGTTAAAAGTCCGTTGCCATACTATACCAACAATACAGCTGGTACTCTCTCTCTTCTGCGCGCTATGCAGCATTCACAAGTCAGTCAGATTGTATTTAGTTCCTCATGTGCTACATATGGAATTCCTGCAAACATTCCAGTCACCGAAGAGAGTCCACAGAGCCCCATTAATCCCTATGGCTGGTCAAAATTATTTATCGAACAAATTTTGAGTGACTGTGCACACAGTGATCCTAACTTTGGTTTTATTGGCCTGCGCTATTTCAATGTTGCCGGTTGTGCCCATGATGGCTCGCTTGGCGAAGACCATATGCCAGAAACACATTTAATTCCCAATTGTCTGAATACTGCATTGGGACAACAATCACAGGTCACGATTCTCGGCAATGGTTATCCGACCGAAGATGGAACCTGTATCCGCGACTATATTCATGTGGAAGATATCTGTGCAGCACATCTTTTGGCTTTAAATGCATTAGAACCAAATGTAAATCGTTTTTACAATATTGGGCTCGGTCATGGGTATTCGGTACTAGAAGTCGTTAAAACGACAGAGCAGGTGACTGGGTGTAAAATTCCGGTAGAGTACCGTCCTCGTCGCCCTGGAGATCCTCCAATCCTGGCAGCTTCAAATGAAAAAATCAGCAAGGAACTAGGTTGGTCTCCAAAATATACATCTTTGAACGACATTATCCAAACTGCTTGGGATTGGTTTCAAAGCCACCCTCACGGGTATCAGACCCAAACAGACTCTAATTCAGAAAAGGAATTAAGGGACGATGCTTGA
- the queF gene encoding preQ(1) synthase, with the protein MSETESFRHLLETFENPYPNRDYVMETVCPEFTSMCPKTGQPDFGTLIISYIPDQVCFELKSLKLYLQSYRNVGAFYEDVTNRILDDLIAVTDPRWIELRADFTPRGGISSSITASHQKEED; encoded by the coding sequence ATGAGCGAAACAGAATCTTTTCGTCATCTTCTGGAAACATTCGAAAACCCTTATCCGAATCGTGATTACGTGATGGAAACGGTTTGTCCCGAATTCACATCGATGTGCCCTAAAACAGGCCAGCCTGACTTTGGAACATTGATCATTTCTTATATTCCGGATCAAGTCTGCTTTGAACTCAAGTCATTAAAGCTCTATCTGCAAAGCTATCGTAATGTTGGTGCTTTTTATGAAGATGTGACGAATCGTATTCTTGACGACTTGATTGCTGTGACCGATCCTCGCTGGATTGAACTACGAGCCGACTTTACTCCGCGCGGTGGCATTAGCAGCAGCATAACGGCATCGCATCAAAAAGAGGAAGATTAG
- a CDS encoding DUF1553 domain-containing protein encodes MFDTVRKPRLLSLFCISSLIIAGFSFSAKLSWAEPNKKQQTKRIKFNRDIRPILSDKCLHCHGPDASTREAELRLDDQRDVLKPRDDYHIIDLKQPQQSELLKRILSSDSADKMPPEDSGKELSQQEMELIQRWIEQGAPYQKHWSFIAPSRPELPTVKNQGWARKPMDHFILARLEQEKLSPNPRASKTTLCRRLFLDLTGLPPTLKELDTFLNDDSPNATEKLVDRLLKSPHYGEHMARYWLDAARYADTSGYFTDEEWYMWHWRDWVINAFNQNMPFDQFTVEQLAGDLLPKPSLSQMIATGFNRNHMTTRETGVIDEEYRVEYVVDRLDATSTVWMGLTMGCARCHDHKFDPISQREFYQFFAFFNNSPERGNTGTAGNAVPLIQVPDPEIQKRIEQHKKQIAVLEKQHQQRKQELNQKQAKWEQTILTNLTPPSDDGLLHHFPLDEFKQNKNNSDTSVKSVGKPQSVAGVKGKAVKFDGGSLLEIDAPLTIERDTPFSVAAWIKPSSGGPICILSKNDDRNHLRGFDIMLRKGKLGVHFINKWNSNAIQVVTTNSISTGRWQHLLVTYDGSSKAKGVRIYLNGEAQQTKAPFDRLTGSIATSEPLRIGRRSTSAFYKGFVDDVRIYGRTLTAAEANQLATYQFLNSTVTVPAKKRTARQKEDLHAFFLKTAASDESRKAEQQLKSMRRKLTSLQKNMPTTMVMQENKKKRDTFILVRGVYNAHGEKVTANVPAALPEFKSSLPSNRLGLAKWLTSPKHPLTARVFVNRVWQQLFSTGLVKTVEDFGSQGEWPSHPELLDWLAVDFQENGWDVKRLVKQIVLSATYQQSSHVTDVLYEHDPENRLLARGPRFRLDAETVRDNALKISGLLSPKQGGPSVKPYQPAGLWEAVSYDGELKYKQDKGDALYRRSMYTYWKRQSPPPALMAFDAPTRETCTVRRPRTNTPLQALVLLNDPTYVEAARILAEKTLKQHDSQAARVQFAFRSATSRPPSQQEQQILTTILNQQRQVFKKNQPAALKLIGVGEAPVDKTVSPTELAAWTILTSTIFNMDETVTKN; translated from the coding sequence ATGTTTGATACGGTACGTAAACCACGCCTGCTGAGTCTGTTCTGCATTTCGTCCCTCATCATTGCGGGGTTTAGTTTCTCTGCAAAATTGAGTTGGGCAGAACCAAATAAAAAACAACAGACGAAACGTATTAAATTTAACCGCGATATCCGTCCGATTCTTTCCGATAAATGTCTGCATTGCCATGGCCCCGATGCATCAACTCGCGAGGCCGAACTTCGTTTAGATGATCAACGCGATGTACTGAAACCTCGTGATGATTATCACATTATTGACCTCAAGCAGCCTCAGCAGAGTGAATTACTCAAACGTATTCTGTCATCGGACTCAGCGGACAAAATGCCACCGGAAGATTCCGGAAAAGAACTTTCGCAACAGGAAATGGAGCTCATTCAACGTTGGATCGAGCAGGGAGCCCCTTATCAGAAGCACTGGTCATTCATTGCACCAAGTCGCCCTGAACTCCCTACGGTCAAAAACCAAGGCTGGGCTCGAAAGCCAATGGACCATTTTATTCTTGCGCGTTTGGAACAGGAAAAGTTGTCTCCCAATCCCCGCGCATCAAAAACGACGCTTTGTCGGCGTCTCTTTCTGGACCTGACTGGCTTGCCTCCGACATTAAAAGAACTCGATACGTTTCTCAACGACGATTCCCCGAATGCAACGGAAAAACTCGTCGATCGATTACTCAAATCTCCCCATTATGGCGAGCACATGGCCCGTTATTGGTTGGATGCAGCTCGCTATGCAGATACCAGTGGCTACTTCACCGATGAAGAATGGTACATGTGGCACTGGCGCGACTGGGTGATCAATGCCTTCAATCAGAATATGCCGTTTGATCAATTCACAGTGGAACAACTGGCGGGTGACTTGTTACCCAAACCATCGCTCAGCCAAATGATCGCGACCGGCTTCAATCGCAATCACATGACGACTCGCGAAACGGGAGTCATCGATGAAGAATACCGTGTCGAATACGTGGTTGATCGGCTCGATGCGACTTCGACCGTCTGGATGGGACTCACCATGGGTTGTGCCCGCTGCCACGACCATAAGTTTGATCCGATTTCGCAAAGAGAATTCTATCAATTCTTTGCGTTTTTCAATAACAGCCCGGAAAGAGGGAATACAGGCACTGCCGGTAATGCCGTGCCATTGATTCAAGTTCCGGACCCCGAAATACAGAAGCGGATAGAACAGCATAAAAAACAGATTGCGGTACTCGAAAAACAACATCAACAGCGCAAACAGGAATTGAATCAAAAACAGGCAAAGTGGGAACAAACGATTTTAACTAACCTCACTCCACCGTCAGATGATGGCTTGCTCCACCATTTTCCTCTGGATGAATTCAAACAGAATAAAAACAATTCCGATACCAGTGTTAAATCTGTTGGTAAGCCCCAGTCAGTCGCTGGCGTCAAAGGCAAAGCGGTAAAATTTGACGGCGGATCACTTCTCGAAATCGATGCACCACTCACAATTGAGCGCGACACTCCATTTTCGGTGGCCGCCTGGATCAAACCATCTTCGGGTGGACCCATTTGTATTCTTTCCAAAAATGATGATCGAAATCATTTAAGGGGTTTCGACATCATGTTACGTAAAGGTAAATTGGGGGTCCATTTCATCAACAAATGGAATTCCAACGCCATTCAAGTCGTGACAACCAACTCCATCAGCACCGGTCGCTGGCAGCATCTGCTTGTGACATACGATGGTTCTTCGAAAGCCAAGGGCGTCCGCATTTACCTGAATGGTGAAGCACAACAAACGAAAGCTCCCTTTGATCGTCTGACCGGCAGTATCGCGACTAGTGAACCGTTACGCATTGGACGTCGCAGCACAAGTGCCTTCTATAAGGGATTTGTGGATGATGTGCGCATTTATGGTCGAACGTTAACCGCTGCCGAAGCAAATCAACTCGCCACCTACCAGTTTCTGAACAGCACCGTCACAGTACCGGCCAAAAAACGAACTGCAAGGCAGAAAGAGGACTTACATGCGTTTTTCCTCAAGACGGCTGCTTCAGACGAATCGCGGAAAGCGGAACAACAACTCAAAAGCATGCGTCGAAAACTGACCTCACTACAAAAAAACATGCCCACGACAATGGTGATGCAGGAAAACAAAAAGAAACGCGACACCTTCATTTTGGTACGTGGCGTCTATAATGCACACGGTGAAAAAGTAACCGCCAACGTTCCCGCCGCATTGCCTGAATTCAAATCAAGCCTGCCATCGAATCGACTGGGACTGGCAAAATGGCTGACAAGTCCAAAGCATCCGCTTACAGCGCGTGTTTTTGTGAATCGTGTCTGGCAGCAACTTTTTAGTACCGGTTTAGTCAAGACAGTCGAAGACTTTGGCTCGCAGGGAGAATGGCCCAGCCATCCGGAACTACTTGACTGGTTGGCGGTTGACTTTCAGGAAAACGGCTGGGATGTCAAACGTCTCGTCAAACAGATTGTGCTCTCAGCCACCTATCAACAATCGTCACATGTGACCGACGTGCTCTACGAACATGATCCCGAAAACCGACTACTGGCCCGTGGTCCCCGATTTCGATTGGACGCGGAAACCGTCCGCGACAACGCACTCAAAATCAGTGGTTTACTCAGTCCGAAGCAGGGGGGGCCGAGCGTGAAACCGTATCAGCCAGCCGGGCTTTGGGAGGCGGTTTCCTATGATGGAGAATTGAAGTACAAGCAAGACAAAGGTGACGCCTTGTATCGCAGAAGCATGTATACATACTGGAAACGTCAAAGTCCGCCTCCTGCTTTAATGGCCTTTGATGCACCCACGCGTGAAACCTGTACGGTTCGTCGTCCTCGCACGAATACACCGCTGCAGGCACTGGTGCTGCTCAATGATCCAACTTATGTAGAAGCGGCTCGCATCTTGGCAGAAAAGACATTAAAGCAACACGACTCCCAGGCGGCTCGAGTTCAATTTGCATTTCGGTCAGCCACCAGTCGTCCGCCAAGCCAACAGGAACAACAAATATTAACTACCATTCTGAATCAACAACGGCAGGTCTTTAAGAAGAATCAACCTGCCGCCTTAAAATTAATTGGCGTTGGAGAAGCTCCCGTTGACAAAACGGTTTCCCCTACTGAATTGGCTGCCTGGACAATCTTGACCAGCACGATCTTCAATATGGATGAAACGGTTACCAAAAATTAA
- a CDS encoding acyltransferase family protein produces MSQNTPNFGSQKSETIPLQKTSEPEPQKEADVNSNSAKKTKQDPNKRLVSLDAYRGFVMLAMASSGLAVASVVSRHPEILDQYQGTQWENSWKWMWQTLAYQLSHVPWTGTAFWDLIQPSFMFMVGVSMPFSFRKRKQKGNSAFRIWMHAIFRAVLLVVLGVFLSSKSGPQINFTFANVLCQIGMGYLVVFFYVNRSFLTQMMGVVTILGGYWFFFYQYVPQEQELADLKAYLQEVKQKDDSEWTQFSGIGSAWNKHTNAAAAVDRQFLNQFPRYEKPFREQKFWANMGGYQTFNFIPSIATMLFGLMAGQLLISSRKESMKVKWLLQAGLICFGISMILDTSIWPVNINNWEWHLSPIVKRIWSPGWAIFSAGWAFWFLAVFYWIIDVKGYKKWAFPFVVVGMNSIAMYCMAQLIRPWIQKSLKIHLTTLDAATGWTVTNSLYGSDCPYTPIALSATVLFILWLICLWMYLQKIFIKI; encoded by the coding sequence ATGTCTCAAAATACTCCGAATTTCGGATCACAAAAATCAGAAACGATTCCTTTGCAGAAAACTTCAGAACCGGAGCCACAAAAAGAAGCGGATGTCAATTCGAACAGCGCGAAAAAGACGAAGCAAGATCCTAATAAACGTCTTGTATCACTCGACGCTTATCGTGGCTTTGTCATGCTGGCGATGGCCTCTAGTGGCCTGGCAGTGGCTAGTGTCGTGAGCCGTCACCCTGAAATACTAGATCAGTATCAGGGAACACAATGGGAGAACTCCTGGAAATGGATGTGGCAGACTCTGGCTTACCAATTGAGCCACGTTCCCTGGACGGGGACCGCGTTCTGGGATCTGATCCAACCTTCGTTTATGTTTATGGTGGGGGTTTCAATGCCCTTCTCTTTCAGAAAGCGTAAGCAAAAAGGAAATTCGGCGTTTCGTATCTGGATGCATGCGATTTTTCGAGCAGTCTTGCTTGTCGTGTTGGGAGTCTTCTTATCTTCGAAGTCAGGCCCCCAGATCAATTTTACATTTGCCAATGTGCTGTGTCAGATAGGGATGGGTTATCTTGTTGTATTCTTTTATGTGAATCGTTCTTTCCTGACCCAAATGATGGGGGTCGTCACGATTTTGGGAGGGTACTGGTTTTTCTTTTATCAATATGTACCCCAAGAACAGGAATTGGCAGACTTAAAAGCGTATTTACAGGAAGTGAAACAGAAAGACGATTCGGAATGGACACAGTTTTCAGGGATTGGCAGTGCCTGGAATAAGCATACGAATGCGGCTGCTGCCGTGGACCGACAGTTTCTAAATCAGTTTCCCCGCTATGAAAAACCATTTCGAGAACAGAAATTCTGGGCCAACATGGGAGGCTACCAAACATTCAACTTCATTCCTTCCATCGCCACGATGTTATTTGGCTTAATGGCGGGGCAGCTTCTGATTTCGTCACGCAAAGAAAGCATGAAAGTCAAATGGTTATTGCAAGCAGGCTTAATCTGCTTTGGAATCTCGATGATCCTGGACACGTCGATCTGGCCGGTGAATATTAACAACTGGGAATGGCACCTGTCTCCCATTGTGAAACGCATCTGGTCTCCCGGGTGGGCGATTTTCAGTGCCGGTTGGGCGTTCTGGTTTCTGGCGGTGTTCTATTGGATTATCGATGTGAAAGGCTACAAAAAGTGGGCGTTTCCGTTTGTAGTTGTGGGGATGAATTCTATCGCCATGTATTGTATGGCCCAACTGATCCGGCCTTGGATTCAGAAATCACTCAAGATTCATTTGACAACGCTTGATGCTGCCACCGGCTGGACAGTCACCAATTCATTGTATGGTTCTGATTGCCCTTATACACCGATTGCCCTTTCCGCAACCGTTTTGTTTATCCTTTGGCTAATTTGTCTGTGGATGTATCTTCAGAAAATCTTCATCAAGATTTGA
- a CDS encoding GntR family transcriptional regulator: protein MQILTLTNYIKEDLISRLSREELPPESLTLAGLSGHYQVSVTPIYHAVNELIEEGYLYREKNRRLCVNKEKIGTAQTAAGTPRPIPPEDQFKRISEDLLQMSLKGESLYLREAASAQKYGISRTTLRNVFNRLAGDGVLEHVPRRGWKLRPFNQHDLDAFLDVRVVLELKALELSKETLDKQVLQKILERNCVPQSDEEPLQIDNSLHEYLIKQSDNYYIINFFDRHGRYFDLLFLWESNDREAAIQEIQQHQRILNALIEEDWITARSELEFHLRSNHPVLSQLKPKNN from the coding sequence ATGCAGATTTTGACACTGACGAACTACATTAAAGAGGATTTGATTTCCCGGCTTTCACGCGAGGAATTGCCACCGGAATCGCTAACGCTGGCTGGGCTCTCCGGTCATTATCAAGTCAGCGTCACACCAATCTACCACGCCGTGAATGAGTTAATCGAAGAAGGTTATCTTTATCGAGAGAAAAATCGGCGTTTGTGTGTCAACAAAGAGAAAATCGGAACCGCACAAACTGCAGCAGGAACACCGCGACCGATTCCTCCTGAAGATCAATTCAAGCGGATTTCTGAAGATCTATTACAGATGAGCCTGAAAGGGGAATCGCTTTATCTCCGCGAAGCGGCATCTGCCCAAAAATATGGAATCAGTCGTACAACCTTACGTAATGTTTTCAATCGGCTGGCGGGAGATGGGGTACTCGAACATGTTCCGCGTCGCGGCTGGAAGTTGCGGCCTTTCAACCAGCATGACCTGGATGCATTTCTTGACGTACGGGTGGTATTAGAATTAAAAGCGCTTGAACTGTCGAAAGAAACCCTTGACAAGCAAGTCTTACAAAAGATCCTGGAAAGGAACTGCGTACCTCAATCTGATGAAGAGCCATTGCAGATTGATAACAGTCTGCACGAATATTTGATTAAACAATCAGACAATTATTACATCATCAACTTCTTTGATCGGCATGGTCGCTATTTCGACCTGCTCTTTCTGTGGGAATCGAATGATCGTGAAGCTGCGATTCAGGAGATCCAGCAGCATCAGCGAATTCTTAACGCACTAATAGAGGAAGATTGGATTACCGCTCGATCTGAACTGGAATTCCACTTGCGCAGTAATCATCCGGTTTTGTCACAATTGAAACCCAAAAACAACTAA
- a CDS encoding DUF1501 domain-containing protein, whose amino-acid sequence MHIDHAELQQELTRRHFFRRNATGIGAAALGSLLNPALFANESKSNPGELEGPHFPAKAKRVIYLFMHGGPSQMEMFDYKPRLKDLNTSPLPDSVRGNQRLTGMTSGQKSFPIAAPNQFKFKQHGESGTWVSDALPHFSKVVDDVCVIKSMHTEAINHDPAVTLMQTGHQQPGRPSFGAWSSYGLGSENQNLPSFVVLISRGSASRPADPLYARLWGTGFLPSNHQGVNFRQSGDPVLYLSNPPGIDAASRRRMLDGLSKLNQRQFEEYRDPEIRTRIAQYEMAYRMQTSVPDLIDLSEETDQTFKAYGEESRKPGTYAANCLLARKMAERGVRFIQLYHRGWDQHYNLPSDIRLQCGDIDQPTSALITDLKQRGLLDDTLIVWGGEFGRTIYSQGKLTSTDYGRDHHGRCFSMWMAGGGIKPGISYGETDDFCYNVAKDPVHVHDLNATMLHCLGFNHERLIYKHQGRDYRLTDVHGTVLDKILV is encoded by the coding sequence ATGCACATTGACCATGCAGAACTACAACAGGAACTCACACGACGCCATTTCTTTCGTCGCAATGCGACAGGAATTGGAGCCGCTGCCCTCGGTTCACTCTTGAATCCCGCGTTGTTCGCCAATGAATCAAAGTCGAACCCAGGTGAGTTAGAAGGTCCCCATTTTCCCGCCAAAGCGAAACGTGTCATCTATCTCTTCATGCACGGCGGTCCATCCCAGATGGAAATGTTCGACTATAAACCGCGTTTGAAAGACCTTAATACCTCACCGCTCCCCGATTCCGTTCGAGGCAACCAACGTCTGACCGGCATGACATCGGGACAGAAATCATTTCCGATTGCGGCTCCGAATCAATTCAAATTCAAACAACATGGCGAAAGTGGCACCTGGGTCAGCGATGCCTTACCGCATTTTTCGAAAGTCGTCGATGATGTTTGTGTGATTAAATCGATGCATACCGAAGCCATCAATCATGATCCCGCGGTCACACTGATGCAAACCGGCCATCAACAACCGGGACGCCCCAGCTTTGGCGCCTGGTCGAGTTATGGCTTAGGCAGCGAGAATCAAAACTTGCCCTCTTTTGTCGTGCTCATCTCCCGTGGCAGTGCCTCACGTCCCGCGGACCCTTTGTATGCTCGCTTGTGGGGTACCGGTTTTTTGCCCTCAAATCATCAGGGAGTCAACTTTCGACAAAGCGGCGATCCCGTGCTCTACCTTTCCAATCCTCCCGGAATTGATGCCGCGAGTAGACGCCGCATGCTGGATGGACTGTCGAAACTTAATCAACGCCAGTTCGAAGAATACCGCGACCCCGAAATACGGACTAGAATTGCCCAATACGAGATGGCTTATCGGATGCAGACTTCCGTACCCGACCTGATTGACCTTTCTGAAGAGACAGACCAGACTTTCAAGGCGTATGGAGAAGAATCCCGCAAACCGGGGACTTACGCCGCCAATTGCTTATTAGCCCGCAAAATGGCAGAGCGGGGTGTACGGTTCATTCAACTCTATCATCGTGGCTGGGATCAACATTACAATCTACCCAGTGATATCCGACTCCAGTGTGGCGACATTGATCAGCCCACCAGCGCGTTGATCACAGACTTAAAACAACGTGGCTTGCTCGATGACACTCTAATCGTCTGGGGTGGCGAATTCGGCCGCACAATTTACAGTCAGGGAAAACTGACATCCACCGATTACGGGCGGGATCATCATGGCCGCTGCTTCTCCATGTGGATGGCAGGTGGCGGCATCAAGCCCGGTATCTCTTATGGTGAAACCGATGATTTCTGTTACAACGTCGCCAAAGACCCCGTCCACGTTCACGATCTCAATGCGACGATGTTACACTGCCTGGGATTCAACCACGAACGCCTCATCTACAAACACCAGGGCCGCGACTATCGTTTGACTGATGTGCACGGCACTGTGCTCGACAAGATCCTGGTATGA